TCGGGGTTGCCACCGGCATGCGTCACGAAGCCGAGGCCCAGTTCCGGCGCCAGTTCGAGCGTATCCTGGCCGACATGGATCTGGTGACCCGCGAGGACTATGAAGTCACCAAGGCGATCGCCGAGACGGCCCGCGCCGAACAGGAGGCCCTGGCCGAGCGCGTCGCCCAGTTGGAAGCGAAGCTGGCCGAGTTGAGCCCGGCGAGGAAAGCTGCCTCGAAGCCAGTGCGCAAGTCCACGGCCAAGACCGGGACGAAGACGGAAGACTAGATGATATAATGATCAGCCGGCCTCGCTTTGCGAGCCCGGCCATGATGTTGGGTCTGGTCTAGATCCAGATAGCGGGCGCCTGTTTCTTGTGATCGGCGGAACCGCAAAGCGGTTCCTAGGATGGCGACAAGCTCTAACCCGACGGCTGCGGGCGACGGCGCTTCAGACGGCTGACGTTGATGCCGAGCAGGACCAGGACGAGAGCGATCCAGGCGGCCTCGCGCGGCAGCTCGCCGAGGAACAGCCAGGCCCAGAAGACGCCGAAGACCGGCACCAGGTAGGACACCTGGCTCATGTAGACGGCGCCGGTATCCTTGATCAGTTGAAAGCGCAGCAGATAGGCGAAGCCGGAGGAGACCAGGCCGAGAAAGATCAGCGCGGCCAAGGCCTCGGCGCTCGGCCGGATCTGCCATGGCGGATCCAGCAGGAGCGCGACCGGCAGCAGGTAGAGGGCGGCGCTCAGCAGGACGCTGCCGGCGGAGACCCGCGGGTCCAGATGCGACAGCCCGCGGGTCAGTAGGCCCGAGAGGGCATAGGAGAACGAGGCCCCGAGCACCGCGAGCTGACCCAGCAGGGTCGCCCGGCCGCTGAGAAAGCCCTCCAGTCCCACCAACGTGGCAATACCGGCGAAGCCCAGACTCATCCCGACAAGCTTCGGCAGGGTCAGGCGGTCGTCGGAGGTGAAGGCATGGTTGAGCAGCAAAGCCGCGAAGGGGCCGAGCCCCATGAGGATCGCCGCCATGCTCGCCTGGATGTGCTGCTGCCCCCAGGAAATCAGCAGGAACG
The window above is part of the Algihabitans albus genome. Proteins encoded here:
- a CDS encoding accessory factor UbiK family protein, with translation MQTQNKVIDDLARLASSALGVATGMRHEAEAQFRRQFERILADMDLVTREDYEVTKAIAETARAEQEALAERVAQLEAKLAELSPARKAASKPVRKSTAKTGTKTED
- a CDS encoding DMT family transporter; translation: MTPIRVATSRDAAKLVALGAIWGSAFMCIEVALQSFSPLIIAVFRIVLAAVLLLAFAFAAGLRLPRAPRDWVLLTIIGLFGASLPFLLISWGQQHIQASMAAILMGLGPFAALLLNHAFTSDDRLTLPKLVGMSLGFAGIATLVGLEGFLSGRATLLGQLAVLGASFSYALSGLLTRGLSHLDPRVSAGSVLLSAALYLLPVALLLDPPWQIRPSAEALAALIFLGLVSSGFAYLLRFQLIKDTGAVYMSQVSYLVPVFGVFWAWLFLGELPREAAWIALVLVLLGINVSRLKRRRPQPSG